In one window of Sphingomonas sp. BGYR3 DNA:
- the rpsC gene encoding 30S ribosomal protein S3 yields the protein MGQKSNPIGLRLQINRTWDSRWFAEGHDYGRLLLEDLKIRKYIMETLPQAAISKVVIERPAKLCRVSIYAARPGVIIGKKGADIEKLRKKLGSFTSSDVSLNIVEIRKPEIDAKLVAQGIADQLERRIAFRRAMKRAVQSAMRLGAEGIRINCGGRLGGAEIARTEWYREGRVPLHTLRANVDYAEAQAHTAYGVCGVKVWIFKGEILGHDPMAQDRLMLESQTSGVRPAREDRR from the coding sequence ATGGGTCAGAAATCGAACCCCATCGGTCTGCGCCTGCAGATCAACCGCACCTGGGACAGCCGCTGGTTCGCGGAAGGCCATGACTATGGCCGGCTGCTGCTGGAGGATCTGAAGATCCGCAAGTACATCATGGAAACGCTGCCCCAGGCCGCGATTTCCAAGGTGGTGATCGAGCGTCCGGCCAAGCTGTGCCGCGTGTCCATCTATGCTGCGCGCCCCGGCGTGATCATCGGCAAGAAGGGCGCGGACATCGAAAAGCTGCGCAAGAAGCTGGGCAGCTTCACGTCCAGCGACGTCAGCCTGAACATCGTCGAAATCCGCAAGCCGGAAATCGACGCCAAGCTGGTGGCGCAGGGCATTGCCGATCAGCTGGAGCGCCGTATCGCGTTTCGCCGCGCCATGAAGCGCGCCGTTCAGTCGGCGATGCGTCTGGGCGCAGAGGGCATCCGCATCAACTGCGGCGGCCGTCTGGGCGGCGCTGAAATCGCCCGCACCGAATGGTATCGCGAGGGCCGGGTGCCGCTGCACACGCTGCGCGCGAACGTCGATTATGCCGAAGCGCAGGCGCACACCGCTTATGGTGTCTGCGGCGTGAAGGTGTGGATCTTCAAGGGCGAGATCCTGGGCCATGATCCGATGGCGCAGGACCGTCTGATGCTGGAATCGCAGACCTCGGGCGTCCGCCCGGCGCGCGAAGACCGGCGCTAA
- the rplP gene encoding 50S ribosomal protein L16: MLQPKRTKFRKAFKGRIHGDAKGGTTLNFGSYGLKAMEPERITARQIEAARRAITRHIKRQGRLWIRIFPDVPVSSKPAEVRMGSGKGSPEYWVARVKPGRILFELDGVAGPLAAEAFERAAMKLPIKVKVVARLGDTSHLEG, translated from the coding sequence ATGCTGCAACCAAAGCGCACCAAGTTCCGCAAGGCGTTCAAGGGCCGCATCCATGGCGATGCCAAGGGTGGCACCACGCTGAACTTCGGTTCCTATGGCCTGAAGGCGATGGAGCCGGAGCGGATCACCGCCCGCCAGATCGAAGCGGCCCGCCGCGCGATCACGCGTCACATCAAGCGTCAGGGCCGTCTCTGGATCCGCATCTTCCCCGATGTGCCGGTTTCGTCCAAGCCCGCCGAAGTCCGCATGGGCTCGGGTAAGGGTTCGCCGGAATACTGGGTCGCCCGCGTCAAGCCGGGCCGTATCCTGTTCGAGCTGGACGGCGTTGCCGGCCCGCTGGCGGCAGAAGCGTTCGAGCGTGCGGCGATGAAGCTGCCGATCAAGGTCAAGGTCGTGGCGCGTCTCGGCGACACGTCGCACCTGGAGGGTTGA
- the rpmC gene encoding 50S ribosomal protein L29: MTKPADIRAQSDDQLVETLGQLKREAFNLRFQAATAQLEKASRVREVRRDIARIKTIQNERSRSAAK; the protein is encoded by the coding sequence ATGACCAAGCCTGCAGATATCCGCGCGCAGAGCGACGACCAGCTGGTCGAGACGCTGGGCCAGCTGAAGCGGGAGGCATTCAACCTTCGCTTCCAGGCCGCCACTGCGCAGCTTGAAAAGGCGAGCCGCGTGCGCGAAGTGCGCCGCGACATCGCCCGCATCAAGACCATTCAGAACGAGCGTTCGCGCTCGGCTGCGAAGTAA
- the rpsQ gene encoding 30S ribosomal protein S17, with amino-acid sequence MPKRVLTGNVVSDKGDKTVVVLVERKVKHPLYGKIIRRSKKYHAHDEGNEYREGETVRIEETAPISKLKTWKVVGRVGADTSAA; translated from the coding sequence ATGCCGAAGCGCGTGCTGACCGGGAACGTGGTTTCCGACAAGGGCGACAAGACCGTGGTCGTGCTGGTGGAGCGCAAGGTGAAGCACCCGCTCTACGGCAAGATCATCCGTCGTTCGAAGAAGTATCATGCCCATGACGAGGGCAATGAGTATCGCGAGGGCGAGACCGTGCGCATCGAAGAGACTGCGCCGATCTCGAAGCTCAAGACGTGGAAGGTCGTTGGGCGCGTCGGCGCCGATACGTCCGCCGCTTGA
- the rplN gene encoding 50S ribosomal protein L14 — protein MIQMQSNLDVADNSGAKRVQCIKVLGGSKRRFASVGDIIVVSIKEAQPRGKVKKGDVHRAVIVRTAKDVRRADGSVIRFDGNAAVLINKNEEPIGTRIFGPVVRELRSRGFMKIISLAPEVL, from the coding sequence ATGATCCAGATGCAGTCGAATCTCGACGTCGCTGACAACAGCGGCGCGAAGCGGGTGCAGTGCATCAAGGTGCTGGGCGGATCGAAGCGTCGCTTCGCGTCCGTGGGCGACATCATCGTCGTCAGCATCAAGGAAGCACAGCCCCGTGGCAAGGTTAAGAAGGGCGACGTTCACCGCGCGGTGATCGTCCGCACGGCCAAGGACGTGCGCCGCGCCGATGGCTCGGTAATCCGTTTCGACGGCAACGCCGCCGTGCTGATCAACAAGAACGAGGAGCCGATCGGCACCCGTATCTTTGGCCCGGTCGTCCGCGAACTGCGCTCGCGCGGGTTCATGAAGATCATCTCGCTCGCGCCGGAGGTGCTGTAA
- the rplX gene encoding 50S ribosomal protein L24, with protein sequence MAAARIKKGDQVIVLSGKDKGKTGEVVKSLPKDGKVVVSGVNVATRHRKPTQANPQGGLERTEAPLHVSKVAHVTADGKPTRVRFEERDGKKVRVAVKTGDVING encoded by the coding sequence ATGGCTGCCGCTCGCATCAAGAAGGGTGACCAGGTCATCGTCCTGTCCGGCAAGGACAAGGGCAAGACCGGTGAGGTCGTCAAGTCGTTGCCGAAGGACGGCAAGGTTGTCGTGTCGGGCGTCAATGTCGCCACGCGCCACCGCAAGCCCACCCAGGCAAACCCGCAGGGTGGCCTTGAGCGCACCGAAGCCCCGCTGCACGTCTCGAAGGTTGCGCATGTGACCGCTGACGGCAAGCCGACCCGCGTCCGCTTCGAGGAGCGCGACGGCAAGAAGGTCCGCGTGGCGGTCAAGACCGGAGACGTGATCAATGGCTGA
- the rplE gene encoding 50S ribosomal protein L5, translated as MADKYTPRLRKLYDDKIVKAMTEKFGYKNALEVPRIEKIVLNMGVGEATQDKKRVEQAAQEMELIAGQKPVVTKAKKSIAQFKLREGMAIGCKVTLRRERMYEFLDRFVTIALPRVRDFRGLNPKSFDGRGNYACGIKEQLVFPEINYDRIDKVRGMDVIVTTTAKTDEEARELLRLFGFPFIGMTGEEKQAA; from the coding sequence ATGGCTGACAAGTACACCCCCCGCCTGCGCAAGCTGTATGACGACAAGATCGTCAAGGCGATGACCGAGAAGTTCGGCTACAAGAACGCGCTTGAAGTTCCGCGGATCGAAAAGATCGTGCTGAACATGGGCGTTGGCGAAGCGACCCAGGACAAGAAGCGCGTCGAACAGGCCGCTCAGGAAATGGAACTGATCGCCGGCCAGAAGCCCGTGGTGACCAAGGCCAAGAAGTCGATCGCGCAGTTCAAGCTGCGTGAAGGCATGGCGATCGGTTGCAAGGTGACGCTGCGTCGCGAGCGGATGTACGAGTTTCTCGACCGCTTCGTCACGATCGCGCTGCCCCGTGTGCGCGACTTCCGTGGCCTGAACCCCAAGTCGTTCGACGGCCGTGGCAACTATGCCTGCGGCATCAAGGAACAGCTGGTGTTCCCCGAAATCAACTATGACCGGATCGACAAGGTCCGCGGTATGGATGTGATCGTGACCACCACTGCAAAGACCGATGAGGAAGCGCGCGAGCTGCTTCGTCTGTTCGGCTTCCCCTTCATCGGCATGACCGGTGAAGAGAAGCAGGCTGCATAA
- the rpsN gene encoding 30S ribosomal protein S14 has protein sequence MAKLSSINKNERRKQLVKKYAGKYAKLKATANDQSLDETERLIARLKMAEIPRNGNPTRIRNRCELTGRPRGYYRKFRLARVMLRELANKGMIPGVTKSSW, from the coding sequence ATGGCGAAACTGAGTTCGATCAACAAGAACGAGCGTCGCAAGCAGCTGGTGAAGAAGTATGCCGGCAAGTATGCGAAGCTGAAGGCGACGGCCAATGACCAGTCGCTCGATGAAACCGAGCGTCTGATCGCGCGGCTCAAGATGGCCGAGATACCCCGCAACGGGAACCCGACCCGCATCCGCAACCGCTGCGAACTGACGGGTCGTCCGCGCGGCTATTATCGCAAGTTCCGTCTCGCCCGCGTCATGCTGCGTGAATTGGCCAATAAGGGCATGATTCCCGGCGTCACCAAGTCGAGCTGGTAA
- the rpsH gene encoding 30S ribosomal protein S8: MALTDPLGDMLTRIRNGQRARKDSVLTPASKLRVRVLDVLQREGYIRGYSEEQMGPAAGIRIELKYFEGQPAIKHVARVSKPGRRIYSGAQELPRVRNGLGITIVSTPKGVLSDAEAREQNVGGEVLAEVF; the protein is encoded by the coding sequence ATGGCATTGACCGATCCCCTGGGTGATATGCTCACCCGTATCCGCAACGGCCAGCGCGCGCGCAAGGACAGTGTCCTGACGCCGGCGTCGAAGCTGCGCGTCCGCGTGCTCGACGTGCTGCAGCGTGAAGGATACATCCGTGGCTACAGCGAAGAGCAGATGGGCCCCGCGGCCGGCATCCGCATCGAGCTGAAGTATTTCGAAGGCCAGCCGGCGATCAAGCATGTCGCCCGCGTGTCCAAGCCCGGCCGCCGGATCTATTCCGGTGCGCAGGAGTTGCCGCGCGTGCGCAACGGCCTTGGCATCACCATCGTCTCGACGCCCAAGGGCGTTCTGTCCGACGCCGAAGCGCGCGAACAGAATGTCGGCGGCGAAGTGCTGGCGGAGGTATTCTGA
- the rplF gene encoding 50S ribosomal protein L6, translating to MSRIGKKPVSVPANVTASIDGRILSVKGPKGTLTLPLRDEISYTVEDGGIVVQPANGTKQARAFWGMQRTMVQNLVTGVTEGFTKKLLITGVGYRAASQGKVLKLQLGYSHDVNFDIPEGIEIKTPDQTTVEISGIDKQKVGQVAAEIRRWRKPEPYKGKGIKYDGEFIFRKEGKKK from the coding sequence ATGAGCCGCATTGGCAAGAAGCCGGTTTCCGTGCCGGCCAACGTCACCGCCAGCATCGACGGGCGCATCCTGTCGGTCAAGGGGCCGAAGGGCACCCTGACGCTGCCGCTGCGGGACGAAATCAGCTACACGGTCGAGGATGGCGGCATTGTCGTCCAGCCCGCGAACGGGACCAAGCAGGCCCGCGCCTTCTGGGGCATGCAGCGCACGATGGTGCAGAACCTCGTCACCGGCGTGACCGAGGGTTTCACCAAGAAGCTGCTGATCACCGGCGTCGGTTATCGCGCCGCGTCGCAGGGCAAAGTGCTGAAGCTGCAGCTGGGCTATTCGCACGATGTGAATTTCGACATCCCGGAAGGGATCGAAATCAAGACCCCGGATCAGACCACGGTCGAAATCTCGGGCATCGACAAGCAGAAGGTCGGCCAGGTGGCCGCGGAGATCCGTCGTTGGCGCAAGCCGGAGCCCTATAAGGGCAAGGGCATCAAGTATGACGGCGAGTTCATCTTCCGCAAGGAAGGGAAGAAGAAGTAA
- the rplR gene encoding 50S ribosomal protein L18 → MTKGLSLFEKRRRRNRTALRARAGGRPRLSVHRSGKHIYAQVIDDAAGRTLAAASSLDKDLRGQTGATTSAAAEVGKRLAEAAKAAGVTQVVFDRGGFLFHGRVKALAEAAREGGLEF, encoded by the coding sequence ATGACCAAGGGTCTCTCTCTGTTCGAAAAGCGGCGCCGCCGGAACCGCACTGCGCTGCGCGCACGTGCCGGTGGCCGTCCGCGTCTGTCGGTGCATCGTTCCGGCAAGCACATCTATGCCCAGGTGATCGACGACGCCGCTGGCCGCACGCTGGCTGCTGCTTCGTCGCTGGACAAGGATCTGCGCGGTCAGACCGGCGCAACCACCTCTGCTGCGGCAGAAGTCGGCAAGCGCCTGGCCGAAGCGGCGAAGGCCGCTGGCGTCACCCAGGTGGTGTTCGATCGTGGCGGCTTCCTGTTCCACGGTCGGGTAAAGGCGCTGGCGGAAGCTGCGCGCGAAGGCGGATTGGAGTTCTAA
- the rpsE gene encoding 30S ribosomal protein S5 produces the protein MADEIIQGAPAEGENAGGARRGRGGRGGGGGDRGGRGREGGRGRRDERGGRGAEDGGEELIEKLVHINRVSKTVKGGKRFGFAALVVVGDGKGRVGFGHGKAREVPEAISKATASAKKKMVRVPLKEGRTLHHDGAGHFGAGRVYVRSAPAGTGIIAGGPMRAVFESLGVADVVTKSIGTSNPYNMIRATFEALVEQTSPKSVAQRRGKKVADLLGRGGADKAEAEADAAAIAE, from the coding sequence ATGGCTGACGAGATCATTCAGGGCGCGCCCGCCGAGGGCGAGAACGCCGGTGGCGCTCGTCGCGGCCGTGGTGGCCGGGGCGGCGGCGGCGGTGACCGCGGCGGTCGTGGCCGCGAGGGTGGCCGGGGTCGTCGCGACGAACGCGGTGGCCGCGGTGCCGAGGACGGTGGCGAAGAGCTGATCGAAAAGCTCGTGCACATCAACCGCGTGTCCAAGACGGTGAAGGGCGGCAAGCGCTTCGGCTTTGCGGCGCTGGTCGTCGTGGGCGACGGCAAGGGCCGGGTCGGCTTCGGTCATGGCAAGGCGCGCGAAGTGCCGGAAGCCATTTCGAAGGCGACGGCTTCTGCAAAGAAGAAGATGGTCCGCGTTCCGCTGAAGGAAGGCCGGACGCTGCACCATGACGGTGCGGGTCACTTCGGCGCAGGCCGCGTGTATGTCCGTTCGGCGCCTGCCGGTACTGGCATCATTGCCGGCGGTCCGATGCGCGCCGTGTTCGAATCGCTGGGTGTCGCCGACGTCGTCACCAAGTCGATCGGCACGTCCAACCCCTACAACATGATCCGTGCGACCTTTGAGGCGCTGGTCGAACAGACCAGCCCCAAGTCGGTGGCGCAGCGTCGCGGCAAGAAGGTCGCTGACCTGCTCGGCCGTGGCGGCGCGGACAAGGCCGAGGCGGAAGCCGACGCCGCTGCGATCGCGGAGTAA
- the rpmD gene encoding 50S ribosomal protein L30 has protein sequence MAKIKVQQIGSPIRRTKDQRATLIGLGLNKMHRVSELEDTPEVRGMIAKLPHMVKVLEG, from the coding sequence ATGGCGAAGATCAAAGTTCAGCAGATCGGCTCGCCGATCCGCCGCACCAAGGATCAGCGCGCGACGCTGATCGGCCTGGGCCTCAACAAGATGCACCGGGTCAGCGAGCTTGAAGATACCCCCGAGGTTCGGGGCATGATCGCCAAGCTGCCGCACATGGTGAAGGTGCTGGAGGGCTAA
- the rplO gene encoding 50S ribosomal protein L15, whose product MKLNELTDNQGARHRKMRVGRGIGSGKGKTAGRGQKGQKSREGVSINGFEGGQMPLHMRLPKRGFNNIFAKDYAEVNLGAIQKAVDAGKLEAGASLDHAALKAANLARGGKDGVRLLGKGELTAKLSFVVAGASKSAIEAVEKAGGSVQVIEVVPANEKAAAKKGKTREARLAAKAEKKKG is encoded by the coding sequence ATGAAGCTGAACGAACTCACCGACAATCAGGGCGCCCGTCACCGCAAGATGCGGGTCGGCCGCGGCATCGGCTCCGGCAAGGGCAAGACCGCCGGGCGCGGCCAAAAGGGTCAGAAGAGCCGCGAGGGCGTCTCCATCAACGGCTTCGAGGGCGGTCAGATGCCGCTCCACATGCGGTTGCCGAAGCGTGGCTTCAACAACATCTTCGCCAAGGATTATGCCGAGGTGAACCTGGGCGCGATCCAGAAGGCGGTCGATGCCGGCAAGCTGGAAGCGGGCGCATCGCTCGATCACGCCGCGCTGAAGGCGGCGAACCTGGCCCGTGGCGGCAAGGACGGCGTCCGTCTGCTCGGCAAGGGCGAACTGACCGCGAAGCTCAGCTTCGTCGTCGCCGGTGCCTCCAAGTCGGCGATCGAAGCCGTCGAAAAGGCCGGCGGTTCGGTTCAGGTGATCGAAGTCGTCCCGGCCAACGAAAAGGCTGCTGCCAAGAAGGGCAAGACCCGCGAGGCGCGCCTGGCTGCCAAGGCCGAGAAGAAGAAGGGCTGA
- the secY gene encoding preprotein translocase subunit SecY gives MASAADQLATNLSLSKFSKATDLKKRLWFTIGALIVFRLLSYVPLPGIDPVGLQGLADRASGGVLEFFNNFSGGALERASLIALGVMPYITASIVVQLASSLAPQLAALKKEGESGRKKLNQYTRYGTVGLTIVQGWFIATGLEAGGAVVDPGMLFRVGAVISLVGGTMFLMWLGEQITSRGIGNGISLIIMAGIVANLPVTLAQLFEGGRTGSTTPLVILSTVAAVVLLVLFICFMERAQRRILIQYPKRQTARGMQAERSHLPLKINTAGVIPPIFASSLLLMPLTISQFAGASATSDTWWGNAIVTLNQYLTHGSPVYMALYGLGIIFFCFFYTAIVFNPEETAENLKRYGGFIPGIRPGKNTENYFDYVLTRITVIGAAYLTVLCLVPEYLIASLGIPFYLGGTSLLIVVNVTMDTVTQIQSHLLAHQYGDLIKKAKLKGGRLR, from the coding sequence ATGGCATCCGCAGCCGATCAACTGGCCACCAATCTGAGCCTGTCGAAATTTTCGAAGGCGACCGACCTTAAAAAGCGCCTCTGGTTCACCATCGGCGCGCTGATCGTGTTCCGGCTGCTCAGCTATGTGCCGCTGCCCGGCATCGACCCGGTCGGTCTGCAGGGGCTGGCCGATCGCGCATCGGGCGGCGTGCTTGAATTCTTCAACAATTTTTCGGGCGGTGCGCTTGAACGGGCCAGCCTGATCGCGCTGGGCGTCATGCCCTATATCACCGCCTCCATCGTCGTTCAGCTGGCCAGCTCGCTGGCGCCGCAGCTCGCGGCGCTCAAGAAAGAGGGCGAAAGCGGGCGCAAGAAGCTCAATCAGTACACCCGCTACGGCACCGTCGGCCTGACGATCGTGCAGGGCTGGTTCATCGCCACCGGGCTTGAGGCGGGCGGCGCGGTAGTCGATCCCGGCATGCTGTTCCGCGTCGGCGCGGTCATCAGCCTCGTTGGCGGCACCATGTTCCTGATGTGGCTGGGCGAACAGATCACCAGCCGCGGCATCGGCAACGGCATTTCGCTGATCATCATGGCGGGCATCGTCGCCAACCTGCCGGTCACGCTGGCCCAGCTGTTCGAAGGGGGTCGGACCGGCTCCACGACGCCGCTGGTCATCCTGTCGACCGTTGCGGCCGTCGTCCTGCTCGTCCTGTTCATCTGCTTCATGGAACGGGCGCAGCGCCGCATCCTCATTCAGTACCCCAAGCGCCAGACCGCGCGGGGGATGCAGGCGGAACGCAGCCACCTGCCGCTGAAGATCAATACCGCCGGCGTCATTCCGCCGATCTTCGCCTCGTCGCTGCTGCTGATGCCGCTGACGATCAGCCAGTTTGCCGGCGCCTCGGCGACCAGCGACACCTGGTGGGGCAATGCCATCGTCACGCTGAACCAGTATCTGACGCATGGCAGCCCGGTGTACATGGCGCTCTATGGCCTCGGCATCATCTTCTTCTGCTTCTTCTACACCGCGATCGTGTTCAATCCGGAAGAGACGGCGGAAAACCTCAAGCGGTATGGCGGGTTCATCCCCGGCATCCGTCCGGGCAAGAATACCGAGAACTATTTCGATTACGTGCTGACGCGCATCACGGTGATCGGTGCGGCCTATCTGACCGTGCTCTGCCTGGTGCCGGAATATCTGATCGCCAGCCTTGGCATCCCCTTCTATCTGGGCGGGACTAGCCTTCTGATCGTGGTCAACGTAACCATGGACACGGTAACGCAGATCCAGTCGCACCTGCTGGCGCACCAGTATGGCGACCTGATCAAGAAGGCGAAGCTGAAAGGGGGCCGTCTGCGCTGA
- a CDS encoding adenylate kinase — protein MNIILLGPPGAGKGTQAARLVAERGMVQLSTGDMLRAAVKAGTPTGLKAKAVMESGALVSDEIVSGIIGEALDALSAGQGVIFDGYPRTAAQAESLETLLSDRARKLDHVIELVVDEDALVERIVGRFTCANCGAGYHDTFNRPKVDGVCDSCGGTEFKRRADDNEETVRTRMAEYRAKTAPILPIYDARGIVQRVDGMAPIAEVTDAIEAILDGKSA, from the coding sequence GTGAACATCATCCTGCTGGGGCCTCCGGGGGCGGGCAAGGGCACTCAGGCTGCGCGCCTGGTTGCCGAACGCGGCATGGTTCAGCTGTCGACCGGCGACATGCTGCGCGCCGCGGTCAAGGCCGGCACCCCGACCGGGCTGAAGGCAAAGGCAGTGATGGAATCCGGCGCGCTGGTTTCCGACGAAATCGTGTCCGGCATCATTGGAGAGGCGCTGGACGCGCTGTCGGCGGGGCAGGGGGTCATCTTCGATGGCTATCCCCGCACCGCGGCCCAGGCCGAATCCCTCGAAACCCTGCTGTCCGACCGCGCCCGCAAGCTCGACCATGTGATCGAGCTGGTGGTGGATGAGGATGCGCTGGTCGAACGCATCGTCGGCCGCTTCACCTGCGCGAACTGCGGCGCGGGCTATCACGACACGTTCAACCGGCCCAAGGTGGACGGCGTGTGCGACAGCTGCGGCGGCACCGAATTCAAGCGCCGCGCCGACGATAACGAGGAAACCGTGCGCACGCGCATGGCCGAATATCGCGCCAAGACCGCACCGATCCTGCCCATCTATGACGCGCGCGGCATCGTCCAGCGCGTCGATGGCATGGCTCCGATCGCAGAGGTCACCGATGCGATCGAGGCGATCCTGGACGGCAAGTCGGCCTGA
- the rpsM gene encoding 30S ribosomal protein S13: MARIAGVNIPTNKRVVIALQYIHGIGPAKAKQITDKLGIAAERRVQDLTDQEVLQIRETIDADHTVEGDLRRETAMNIKRLMDLACYRGLRHRKGLPVRGQRTHTNARTRKGKAKPIAGKKK; the protein is encoded by the coding sequence ATGGCACGTATTGCGGGTGTTAACATCCCGACCAACAAGCGCGTGGTCATCGCGCTGCAGTATATTCACGGCATCGGCCCGGCAAAGGCCAAGCAGATCACGGACAAGCTGGGCATCGCTGCCGAGCGCCGCGTCCAGGATCTGACCGATCAGGAAGTGCTGCAGATCCGCGAAACCATCGACGCCGATCACACGGTTGAAGGCGATCTGCGCCGTGAAACCGCGATGAACATCAAGCGCCTGATGGACCTGGCCTGCTATCGCGGCCTGCGTCATCGCAAGGGCCTGCCGGTCCGTGGCCAGCGCACGCACACCAATGCGCGCACCCGCAAGGGCAAGGCCAAGCCGATCGCCGGCAAGAAGAAGTAA
- the rpsK gene encoding 30S ribosomal protein S11, whose protein sequence is MAREPQRIRRRERKNITSGVAHVNASFNNTMITITDAQGNAISWSSAGMMGFKGSRKSTPYAAQVAAEDAGKKAAEHGVRTLEVEVKGPGSGRESALRALQAVGFQITSIRDVTPIPHNGVRPSKRRRV, encoded by the coding sequence ATGGCACGTGAACCGCAGCGCATTCGCCGTCGCGAGCGCAAGAACATCACCTCTGGCGTCGCGCACGTGAACGCCAGCTTCAACAACACCATGATCACCATCACCGATGCTCAGGGCAATGCGATCAGCTGGTCGTCCGCCGGCATGATGGGGTTCAAGGGCTCGCGCAAGTCGACGCCCTATGCCGCGCAGGTCGCGGCCGAAGACGCCGGCAAAAAGGCCGCCGAACACGGCGTGCGTACGCTGGAAGTGGAAGTTAAGGGTCCGGGTTCGGGCCGCGAATCGGCGCTTCGCGCGCTGCAGGCGGTCGGTTTCCAGATCACGTCGATCCGCGACGTGACCCCGATCCCGCACAATGGCGTTCGCCCGTCCAAGCGCCGCCGCGTCTGA
- a CDS encoding DNA-directed RNA polymerase subunit alpha, whose translation MSVNAKNWQELKKPNGLEKKAGGDPKRKSTFVAEPLERGFGLTLGNALRRVLLSSLQGAAVTSIKIENVLHEFSSLAGVREDVTDIVLNVKQIALKMQGEGAKRLQLSATGPAEVRAGDIAVTGDIEVMNPDLVICNLDDGATLNMELTADTGKGYVPAASNRPADAPIGLIPVDALYSPVRQVSYKVENTRVGQELDYDKLTLTIETDGTVTPEDALAYAARILQDQLALFVHFDDSAMTRAAAPVTGMAAAAPEAAGDTATINRYLLKKVDELELSVRSANCLKNDNIIYIGDLVQKTEAEMLRTPNFGRKSLNEIKEVLSSMGLRLGMEIPGWPPENIEEMAKKLEQEILG comes from the coding sequence GTGTCTGTCAACGCTAAGAACTGGCAGGAACTGAAAAAGCCCAACGGCCTTGAAAAAAAGGCCGGTGGCGATCCCAAGCGCAAGTCCACTTTCGTCGCGGAGCCGCTTGAGCGCGGGTTCGGCCTGACGCTGGGCAATGCGCTGCGTCGCGTCCTTCTGTCGTCGCTGCAGGGCGCGGCCGTCACCTCGATCAAGATCGAGAACGTGCTGCACGAATTCTCGTCGCTGGCCGGTGTTCGTGAAGACGTGACCGACATCGTGCTGAACGTGAAGCAGATCGCGCTCAAGATGCAGGGCGAAGGGGCCAAGCGGCTCCAGCTGTCGGCCACCGGTCCTGCCGAAGTGAGGGCGGGCGACATTGCGGTGACCGGCGATATCGAGGTGATGAACCCCGATCTGGTCATCTGCAATCTCGACGATGGCGCCACGCTGAACATGGAACTGACCGCCGACACGGGCAAGGGCTATGTCCCCGCCGCGTCGAACCGTCCGGCCGATGCGCCGATCGGTCTGATCCCCGTCGATGCGCTGTATTCGCCGGTCCGTCAGGTTAGCTACAAGGTGGAAAACACCCGCGTCGGCCAGGAACTGGACTATGACAAGCTGACGCTGACCATCGAAACCGATGGCACCGTCACGCCGGAAGATGCGCTCGCCTATGCCGCGCGGATCCTTCAGGACCAGCTGGCGCTGTTCGTCCACTTCGACGATTCGGCGATGACCCGCGCTGCTGCCCCGGTGACGGGCATGGCGGCGGCTGCTCCGGAAGCCGCTGGCGACACCGCGACGATCAACCGCTATCTGCTCAAGAAGGTGGACGAGCTGGAACTGTCGGTTCGCAGCGCCAACTGCCTCAAGAACGACAACATCATCTATATCGGCGATCTGGTTCAGAAGACCGAGGCGGAGATGCTGCGCACGCCGAATTTCGGCCGCAAGTCGCTCAACGAGATCAAGGAAGTGCTGTCCAGCATGGGCCTTCGTCTCGGTATGGAAATCCCCGGCTGGCCGCCCGAGAATATCGAGGAAATGGCCAAGAAGCTGGAACAGGAGATCCTCGGCTGA